A genome region from Natranaeroarchaeum sulfidigenes includes the following:
- the rpl12p gene encoding 50S ribosomal protein P1 produces the protein MEYVYAALILNETGEEINEDNLTGVLEAAGVDVEESRVKALVAALEDVDIDEAVADAAAVPAAGAAAGGAAAGAADEAADDGDEGEEGEEDLPDTTDEDDDEDDDAGGEGLGELFG, from the coding sequence ATGGAATACGTTTACGCAGCACTCATCCTGAACGAGACGGGCGAAGAGATCAACGAAGACAACCTTACCGGCGTCCTCGAGGCCGCTGGCGTCGATGTGGAAGAATCCCGCGTCAAGGCGCTTGTCGCCGCGCTCGAAGACGTCGACATCGACGAGGCAGTCGCCGACGCCGCAGCCGTCCCCGCAGCGGGCGCAGCGGCAGGCGGTGCCGCAGCCGGTGCTGCCGACGAGGCAGCCGACGACGGTGACGAGGGCGAAGAAGGCGAAGAGGACCTCCCGGACACGACCGACGAGGACGACGACGAGGACGACGACGCCGGCGGCGAGGGCCTCGGCGAGCTGTTCGGCTAA
- a CDS encoding 50S ribosomal protein L10 encodes MSAEAERKTENLPEWKQVEVDALVEVIESYDSVGVVNIAGIPSRQLQDMRRDLHGSAELRVSRNTLLARALDQVGGGIEELTEHIEGQVGLIGTNDNPFGLYQQLEDSKTPAPIGAGEIAPNDIVIPEGDTGVDPGPFVGDLQTVGASARIQDGSIKVTEDSTVLEAGEEVSADLSNVLSELGIEPKEVGLDLRSVFSEGVMFAPEDLDIDVEEYRADVETAAARARNLALNAEYPTATTAPSLIAKATGEAKSLGIQASIESPDLAGDLVSKADGQVRALAAQIDDEEALPEELQDVDAPAPAEEEPEESDDEQTADETEDADDDAADEDDDDDGDDDDAAAGLGDMFG; translated from the coding sequence ATGAGCGCCGAAGCAGAACGCAAAACCGAGAACCTACCCGAGTGGAAACAGGTAGAAGTCGACGCGCTCGTCGAGGTCATCGAGAGCTACGACAGCGTCGGCGTCGTCAACATCGCGGGGATCCCCTCGCGACAGCTCCAGGATATGCGCCGCGACCTGCACGGGAGCGCCGAACTGCGCGTCAGCCGGAACACGCTGCTCGCGCGAGCGCTCGACCAGGTCGGTGGCGGTATCGAGGAGCTCACCGAACACATCGAGGGCCAGGTCGGCCTCATCGGGACCAACGACAACCCCTTTGGCCTGTACCAGCAACTCGAAGACTCGAAGACGCCAGCACCGATCGGTGCAGGCGAGATCGCGCCGAACGATATCGTCATCCCCGAGGGTGACACCGGCGTCGATCCGGGGCCGTTCGTCGGCGACCTGCAGACGGTCGGCGCATCTGCGCGGATCCAGGACGGTTCGATCAAGGTCACCGAGGACTCCACGGTGCTCGAAGCCGGAGAGGAGGTCTCGGCGGACCTTTCGAACGTTCTTAGCGAGCTGGGTATCGAACCCAAGGAAGTCGGACTCGACCTGCGCTCGGTGTTCTCCGAGGGCGTCATGTTCGCGCCGGAAGACCTCGACATCGACGTCGAGGAGTACCGCGCGGACGTCGAGACGGCTGCCGCTCGCGCACGGAACCTCGCGCTCAACGCCGAGTACCCGACCGCGACCACCGCGCCGTCGCTCATCGCGAAGGCAACGGGCGAGGCCAAAAGTCTGGGTATCCAGGCGTCGATCGAGAGCCCCGATCTCGCGGGCGACCTCGTGAGCAAGGCCGACGGCCAGGTCCGTGCGCTCGCCGCACAGATCGACGACGAGGAAGCGCTCCCCGAGGAACTGCAGGACGTCGACGCGCCTGCCCCAGCCGAGGAGGAGCCTGAGGAATCGGACGACGAACAAACCGCGGACGAGACCGAGGACGCAGACGACGACGCCGCCGACGAAGACGACGATGACGACGGCGACGACGACGACGCTGCGGCCGGTCTCGGCGATATGTTTGGGTAA
- a CDS encoding 50S ribosomal protein L1 — MADQELEQAVSRALEDAPERNFRETVDLAVNLRDLDLNEPSNRVDESVVLPSGTGQETRIVVIAEGETGLRAEDVADDVLDGDDLADLGDDDDAAKDLAEETDFFIAEESKMQDVGRYLGTILGPRGKMPEPLSPDDDVVEVVNRMKNTVQIRSGDRRTFHTRVGAEDMSAEEIADNIDVILRRLHADLEKGPLNLDSVYVKTTMGPSVEVA; from the coding sequence ATGGCAGATCAGGAACTAGAGCAAGCAGTATCTCGCGCACTCGAGGACGCCCCGGAGCGGAACTTCCGTGAAACGGTCGACCTCGCAGTTAATCTGCGCGACCTTGACCTTAACGAACCGTCGAATCGTGTCGACGAGTCCGTGGTCCTGCCCAGCGGAACTGGCCAGGAGACACGGATCGTTGTAATCGCCGAGGGCGAAACGGGCCTTCGAGCAGAGGACGTCGCCGACGACGTACTGGATGGTGACGACCTCGCCGATCTCGGAGACGACGACGACGCGGCGAAGGATCTCGCCGAGGAAACCGACTTCTTCATCGCGGAGGAATCCAAGATGCAGGACGTCGGTCGCTATCTCGGTACGATCCTCGGGCCTCGCGGTAAGATGCCCGAGCCGCTGTCGCCGGACGACGACGTCGTCGAAGTCGTCAACCGGATGAAAAATACGGTGCAGATCCGTAGCGGCGACCGTCGCACGTTCCACACGCGCGTCGGAGCCGAGGACATGAGCGCCGAGGAGATCGCCGACAACATCGACGTGATCCTCCGCCGACTCCACGCGGATCTCGAGAAAGGCCCGCTCAACCTGGACTCCGTCTACGTGAAGACGACGATGGGTCCGTCCGTCGAGGTGGCCTGA
- a CDS encoding thiol-disulfide oxidoreductase DCC family protein — MAEPAARDDSDRAVDPDHLEGPTLLFDGVCNLCNASVQFVIERDDEGVFSFASLQWESADALLDAVGAPHGDLDSVVLIENGEYYRKSSAAIRVGRHLGLPWSLLSVGRILPKAVRDRIYDFVADNRYRWFGKKEQCMIPDEDVSDRFLDG, encoded by the coding sequence ATGGCCGAACCAGCCGCGCGCGACGATTCCGACCGCGCAGTCGACCCCGACCATCTGGAGGGGCCGACACTGCTGTTCGACGGCGTCTGTAACCTCTGTAATGCGTCGGTCCAGTTCGTCATCGAGCGCGACGATGAGGGGGTCTTTTCGTTTGCGTCCCTGCAGTGGGAGAGTGCCGATGCCCTCCTGGATGCCGTCGGCGCACCACACGGCGACCTCGACTCGGTCGTCCTGATCGAGAACGGCGAGTACTACCGCAAGTCCTCGGCGGCGATCCGGGTGGGGCGTCATCTCGGACTGCCGTGGTCGTTGCTCTCGGTCGGGCGGATTCTGCCGAAAGCCGTCCGGGATCGCATCTACGATTTCGTCGCCGACAACCGGTATCGCTGGTTCGGCAAGAAAGAGCAGTGCATGATCCCCGACGAGGACGTCTCGGATCGATTTCTGGACGGGTGA
- a CDS encoding 50S ribosomal protein L11, which translates to MAGTIEVLVPGGQANPGPPLGPELGPTPVDVQAVVQQINDETEAFDGTEVPVTVEYEDDGSFTIEVGVPPTAELIKDEAGFETGSGEPQEDFVADLSVDQVKQIADQKHSDLLSYDLKNAAKEVVGTCTSLGVTIEGENPREFKERIDAGEYDDQFTA; encoded by the coding sequence ATGGCTGGAACTATCGAAGTACTCGTCCCCGGTGGCCAGGCCAACCCCGGCCCACCTCTCGGCCCGGAGCTCGGCCCGACACCCGTGGACGTGCAGGCAGTCGTACAGCAGATCAACGACGAGACCGAAGCGTTCGACGGCACCGAGGTCCCCGTCACCGTCGAATACGAAGACGACGGCTCCTTTACGATCGAGGTCGGTGTCCCGCCGACCGCCGAACTGATCAAGGACGAAGCTGGTTTCGAGACCGGCAGCGGTGAGCCCCAGGAGGACTTCGTTGCCGATCTCTCGGTCGATCAGGTCAAACAGATCGCGGATCAGAAACACTCCGATCTGCTCTCATACGACCTGAAAAACGCCGCCAAGGAAGTCGTCGGCACCTGCACCTCGCTCGGTGTCACGATCGAGGGCGAGAACCCCCGAGAGTTCAAAGAGCGTATCGACGCCGGCGAGTACGACGACCAGTTCACAGCGTAA
- the cutA gene encoding divalent-cation tolerance protein CutA, whose product MPTVYITAPSDVADEIARTLVEERLAACVNRVDCESTYRWDGAIHEDEEEILLAKTTEECYSALVEHVEALHPYDVPCIERFDETGVLDAFAAWREESVEPSDS is encoded by the coding sequence ATGCCGACAGTCTACATCACCGCACCATCCGACGTGGCCGACGAGATCGCCCGAACACTTGTCGAGGAGCGACTGGCCGCCTGTGTGAACCGGGTCGACTGCGAATCGACGTATCGCTGGGACGGCGCGATACACGAGGACGAAGAGGAGATACTGCTGGCGAAGACGACCGAAGAGTGCTATTCGGCACTGGTCGAGCACGTCGAGGCTCTCCACCCCTACGATGTCCCCTGTATCGAGCGCTTCGACGAAACCGGGGTACTTGACGCGTTTGCGGCCTGGCGCGAGGAATCGGTCGAACCGTCGGATAGCTGA
- a CDS encoding HEWD family protein encodes MDTRIRKPRSRTCELCGRQEVWSDEKGTWTIVTEDDERQVGDPHCLHEWDITGAFTPIETTDA; translated from the coding sequence ATGGACACGAGGATCCGGAAGCCACGGTCCCGCACATGTGAGCTCTGCGGTCGCCAGGAAGTCTGGAGCGACGAGAAGGGAACATGGACGATCGTCACCGAGGACGACGAGCGGCAGGTCGGGGATCCACACTGTCTCCACGAGTGGGACATCACGGGTGCGTTCACGCCCATCGAGACGACCGACGCCTAG
- a CDS encoding FAD-binding and (Fe-S)-binding domain-containing protein: protein MSDSVTPPAADRRATYDYRSDEVRRSGLVDDLERRIDGDVRFDEYSKSLYATDASAYEVTPIGVVYPDSTDDVSTVMAYCARREIPVLPRGGGTSLAGQAVNEAVVLDFTRHMDGVLAIDADAGTARVQAGSIVDELNRALATHDLKFAPDPAAGNRSTIGGAIGNNSTGAHSLQYGLTDSYIEEVEAVLADGTVTTFGEISLSTLRERADPEGGTESRIYAGVVEILDNCEGAIRDVYPQLKRNVSGYNLDRLLDEAEEGSVNLARLLAGSEGTLAIITEATVSLEPIPETKAVALLCYGELRHAMEDVAPVLDHDPAAVEVLDDVLLDLARGTAEFADLVELLPDGTDTALLVEFYAESDAKGVQRVADLCADRVPGVTPEGDPAPTAAARTDAPTTAFDALEAHEPERRTTFWQLRKSGLPILLSRTSDAKHISFIEDTAVPPENLPEFVSDVEDVLAEHDTFASFYGHAGPGCLHIRPLIDTKTAGGIEQMEAVADAVTDLVVEHDGSISGEHGDGRARTGWNRKLYGENVWDVFRELKAAFDPDWLLNPGQVCGYRPGHDRTAPDMTENLRFDPDYGFETGFDPVLSWENENGFQGMAELCHGCGDCRGSQETTGGVMCPTYRAADEEITSTRGRANALRRAMRGELPEDEAFSDEFVTEVLDLCIGCKGCARDCPSEVDMAKLKAELTHEYHQREGASLRDRLFANAELVATVGSAIAPLPNWLGKFPGSGILAEKIVGIARERDLPTFERRSLVDQAADRDVEVSEGEADRKVLLFPDTYTNYSDPEIGLATIRVLEAAGVHVKVPEDVTGSGRPPFSKGFLGLARQRAEKNVAELAPEVKEGWDVVFIEPSDAVMVQSDYLDLLDGEDVDRVAANSYGIMEYLNGFALDVPTGGDASVTYHGHCHQKATKRDHHVANVLERAGYDVDELDSGCCGMAGSFGYEAEHYSMSRAIGSILFEQVERSDGEVVTTPGTSCRSQLGERDGAAEKPPHPVELLERLL from the coding sequence ATGAGCGATTCCGTCACTCCACCCGCAGCCGACCGACGAGCAACGTACGACTACCGGAGCGACGAGGTTCGACGAAGCGGGCTGGTCGACGATCTCGAACGGCGTATCGACGGCGATGTCCGATTCGACGAGTACTCGAAGTCGCTATACGCGACCGACGCGAGCGCCTACGAGGTGACGCCGATCGGCGTCGTCTACCCGGATTCAACTGACGATGTCTCCACGGTGATGGCCTACTGCGCGCGACGGGAGATCCCGGTCCTGCCTCGGGGGGGCGGAACGAGCCTCGCCGGGCAGGCCGTCAACGAGGCAGTCGTGCTGGACTTCACACGCCACATGGACGGCGTGCTAGCGATCGATGCTGACGCGGGAACCGCCCGCGTTCAGGCCGGTTCGATCGTCGACGAACTCAATCGCGCACTCGCAACACACGACCTGAAGTTCGCGCCCGACCCGGCAGCGGGCAACCGGAGCACAATCGGCGGCGCAATCGGTAACAACTCGACCGGCGCACATTCACTGCAATACGGCCTGACCGATAGCTACATCGAGGAGGTCGAAGCCGTCCTCGCGGATGGCACCGTCACGACCTTCGGCGAGATCTCCCTGTCGACGCTTCGTGAGCGTGCTGACCCCGAGGGGGGGACGGAGTCGCGGATCTATGCGGGCGTCGTCGAGATCCTCGACAACTGTGAGGGCGCGATCCGTGACGTCTACCCACAACTGAAACGGAACGTCTCGGGCTACAACCTCGACCGCCTGCTCGACGAGGCCGAGGAGGGCTCGGTCAATCTCGCGCGATTGCTGGCCGGGAGCGAGGGGACCCTCGCAATCATCACGGAGGCGACGGTCTCTCTGGAACCGATCCCCGAGACGAAGGCGGTCGCGTTGCTGTGTTACGGGGAGTTACGCCACGCCATGGAAGACGTCGCACCGGTCCTCGACCACGATCCCGCCGCCGTGGAGGTGCTCGACGACGTCCTGCTCGATCTGGCGCGGGGGACCGCTGAGTTCGCCGACCTCGTCGAGCTGCTACCCGACGGGACTGACACCGCGTTGCTCGTGGAGTTCTACGCCGAGAGCGACGCCAAGGGGGTCCAGCGCGTTGCGGACCTCTGTGCTGACCGCGTTCCCGGCGTGACGCCCGAGGGCGATCCAGCCCCGACTGCGGCGGCCCGCACCGATGCGCCGACCACGGCCTTTGACGCCCTGGAGGCCCACGAGCCCGAGCGCCGCACAACCTTCTGGCAACTCCGCAAGTCCGGCCTGCCCATCCTGCTCTCCCGGACGTCGGACGCGAAACACATCTCCTTTATAGAGGATACGGCCGTCCCCCCGGAGAACCTCCCCGAGTTCGTGAGCGACGTCGAGGACGTGCTGGCCGAGCACGACACGTTCGCCAGCTTTTACGGACACGCCGGACCGGGCTGTCTACACATCCGGCCGCTGATCGATACGAAGACCGCAGGGGGAATCGAGCAAATGGAGGCGGTCGCCGATGCCGTCACCGACCTCGTCGTCGAGCACGACGGCTCGATTTCGGGCGAACACGGCGACGGCAGGGCCCGAACGGGATGGAACCGCAAGCTCTACGGCGAGAACGTCTGGGACGTCTTCCGGGAGCTGAAGGCGGCGTTCGATCCGGACTGGCTGCTCAATCCGGGACAGGTCTGTGGCTACCGCCCGGGACACGACCGGACCGCCCCCGACATGACCGAGAATCTCCGGTTCGATCCCGACTACGGCTTCGAGACCGGATTCGATCCCGTCCTGTCCTGGGAGAACGAGAACGGCTTCCAGGGGATGGCCGAACTCTGCCACGGCTGTGGGGACTGTCGTGGGAGTCAGGAAACGACCGGCGGCGTAATGTGTCCGACCTACCGTGCCGCAGACGAGGAGATCACGAGCACACGCGGGCGTGCAAACGCGCTCCGGCGAGCAATGAGGGGAGAGTTGCCCGAAGACGAGGCGTTCTCCGATGAGTTCGTGACCGAAGTGCTCGACCTGTGCATCGGCTGCAAGGGCTGTGCACGGGACTGTCCCAGCGAGGTCGACATGGCGAAGCTCAAAGCCGAACTGACTCACGAGTATCACCAGCGCGAGGGGGCGAGCCTGCGCGATCGCCTGTTCGCCAACGCCGAACTCGTCGCCACGGTCGGGAGCGCAATCGCTCCACTGCCGAACTGGCTCGGGAAATTCCCCGGATCGGGAATATTGGCCGAGAAAATCGTCGGGATCGCCCGCGAGCGTGACTTACCGACCTTCGAGCGCCGGTCGCTCGTCGATCAGGCGGCCGACCGTGATGTCGAAGTGAGCGAGGGAGAGGCCGATCGAAAGGTCCTGTTGTTTCCCGACACGTACACCAACTACAGCGATCCCGAGATCGGGCTGGCGACGATCCGCGTCCTCGAAGCTGCCGGGGTCCACGTCAAAGTCCCCGAAGACGTGACCGGAAGCGGCCGACCGCCGTTCTCGAAGGGCTTTCTCGGACTGGCACGCCAGCGCGCGGAAAAGAACGTCGCCGAACTCGCCCCGGAGGTGAAAGAGGGCTGGGACGTAGTGTTCATCGAGCCCTCGGACGCGGTGATGGTCCAGTCCGACTACCTGGACTTACTCGACGGCGAGGATGTCGATCGAGTGGCCGCGAACAGCTACGGAATCATGGAGTACCTGAACGGCTTCGCGCTCGACGTCCCGACCGGCGGCGACGCGTCGGTGACCTACCACGGTCACTGCCACCAGAAGGCGACGAAACGCGACCACCACGTCGCAAACGTCCTCGAACGGGCGGGCTACGACGTGGACGAACTCGACAGCGGCTGCTGTGGTATGGCCGGAAGCTTCGGCTACGAGGCCGAACACTACTCGATGAGCCGGGCGATCGGTTCGATCCTCTTCGAACAGGTCGAGCGTAGCGACGGCGAGGTCGTCACCACGCCGGGAACGTCCTGTCGGAGCCAGCTGGGAGAGCGGGACGGTGCGGCCGAGAAGCCACCTCATCCCGTCGAGTTGCTTGAGCGCCTGCTATAA
- a CDS encoding sodium:calcium antiporter — MLTLLWLLGLSAIATALVWKGSLYLEGAADRLALYYGLPAIVQGSIIAAVGSSFPELASVVIATVLYEEFVLGVGAIVGSAVFNILVIPALSVLARRGTLESSRALVYREAQFYIISVAALLLVFSFAVIYYPVNGEGGLVGEITRPLALSAIALYGLYLFIQQQETSDFDAPAPPSSLSVGKQWGLLALGLLVILVGVELLVRAAVGLGEFFGTPSFLWGLTIIAAGTSLPDAIISVRAAQHGDSTISLANVFGSNIFDLLVAIPVGVLIIGAAEIDFAVAAPMMGFLIVATIALFGAARTDFEITDPEAWLLLCLYGLFVCWMVLESVGVTSVVL, encoded by the coding sequence ATGCTGACGTTACTGTGGCTTCTCGGCCTCTCTGCGATCGCTACGGCACTGGTCTGGAAGGGCAGTCTCTATCTCGAAGGCGCGGCCGACAGGCTGGCGCTGTACTACGGCCTGCCGGCGATCGTACAGGGCTCGATTATCGCCGCAGTCGGCTCCAGCTTCCCCGAACTGGCGAGCGTCGTGATCGCGACCGTACTCTACGAGGAGTTCGTCCTCGGCGTCGGCGCGATCGTCGGCTCCGCAGTGTTCAACATTCTCGTGATCCCCGCTCTCTCGGTGCTGGCCCGACGGGGGACCCTGGAGTCCAGTCGCGCGCTGGTCTACCGCGAGGCACAGTTCTATATTATCTCCGTGGCTGCCCTTCTCCTCGTCTTTTCGTTTGCCGTCATCTACTACCCGGTCAACGGGGAGGGTGGGCTGGTGGGTGAGATCACCCGCCCACTCGCACTCTCCGCAATCGCGCTGTACGGGCTCTATCTGTTCATCCAGCAACAGGAGACGAGCGACTTCGACGCCCCTGCACCACCCTCCTCGCTCTCGGTCGGCAAGCAGTGGGGCTTGCTGGCGCTCGGTCTGCTGGTGATTCTGGTCGGCGTCGAATTGCTGGTTCGGGCGGCCGTCGGGCTCGGCGAGTTCTTCGGGACGCCCTCCTTTCTCTGGGGGCTAACGATCATCGCCGCTGGAACGAGCTTACCGGATGCGATCATCAGCGTTCGCGCTGCACAGCACGGTGATTCGACGATCAGCCTCGCGAACGTCTTCGGAAGCAACATCTTCGATCTGCTGGTGGCGATCCCGGTCGGCGTGTTGATAATCGGTGCGGCCGAAATCGACTTCGCGGTCGCCGCGCCGATGATGGGCTTTCTGATCGTCGCCACAATCGCCCTCTTCGGGGCCGCGCGGACCGACTTCGAGATCACGGATCCCGAGGCGTGGCTGTTGCTCTGTCTGTACGGCCTGTTCGTCTGCTGGATGGTTCTGGAAAGCGTCGGCGTGACGAGCGTCGTGTTATAG